In the Candidatus Krumholzibacteriia bacterium genome, TCGCGAAGCCGCGTCCGCAGCTCCTCGGCGTACTCCGCTTCGCTCCGGCGGGCGCCGTTTCCGGCGAAGCGCATGTCCCAGTAACGCCCTACGGTGATGCGCCCGCCCTCCCAGAGAAGGGTGTGCGCCGCCGGCAGCTTGTGCACGCCTTGGAAGATGCACCCGGGCGACGGCACGTACTCGTAGGCCAGATACTTGGCTAACGCCCGCGGATCCAGCCGGCGCGGGCACTCCGGGTGCTGCAAGAGCGCCTTCAGCTCCGAGGCGAAAAGCAGCGACCGCCCGGTATCCGCCCAGTAGAGCGGCTTCTTCCCCATCCGGTCCCGCGCCAGGAACAGAGAGCGCCGGCGCGCGTCCCAGATCGCGAAGCCGAACATGCCGTTGAGCCTGGTGACCGCCTCCGGGCCGTGCTCCTCCCAGAGGTGCACCAACGTCTCGGTGTCCGCGCGCGTCCGGAAGGTGTGGCCCTGTGCTTCCAGCTCCGCTCGCAAGGCGGCGAAGTTGTAGATCTCGCCGTTGAAAACGAGCCAGACCGAACCGTCTTCGTTGCACATGGGCTGGTGGCCGCCGGCGAGGTCGATGATGGAGAGCCGGCGGAAGCCGAGACCCACTCGGGGGCCGCGTTCCACGGCCTCCTCGACGTGGAAGCCTTCATCGTCCGGGCCGCGGTGGCGGAGGCTATTCGTCATGCGGCGCAGGAGGCCGACGTCTACCGGAGCGTCATAACCGAGAATGCCTGCGATGCCGCACATGGGCGCGCGCCCTCACTCGCCTTCGCCCACATTGCGCTTCTCGCCGATCCAATAGATCGGCTTCGCCTGCGACTCGTGGTAGGTGCGGATGATGATCTCCGCCAGCAGGCCGATGAAGACGAAGGCAACGCCCAAGGAGAAGAGGAAGACGGCGATGAGGATGAAGGGATTGTTGTGGACGTAGGTCCCGTGGGCGATCTTCTCCCAGACGGTTTCTGCCGCGGCGAGCACGCCACCCAGGCACAAGAGCAGGCCGATGCTGCCGAAGAAGTAGATCGGCTTCGTCGAGTAGTCGGTCAAGAACTTCACCGTCAAGAGATCGAGCACCACTTTGATGGTGCGCTTGAGACCGTACTTGCTGCGGCCGAAGCGCCGGGGGTGATGCCGGAGCGGCACCTCGCAGATCTTGGCGCCCATGAGAGTGGCGAGCGCCGGGATGAAGCGGTGCATCTCGCCGTAGAGGCGGGTGCCGCGCAGCACCTCCACTCGGTACGCCTTGAGCGAGCAGCCGTAGTCGTGCAGCTTGACCCCGGTCACCCGGCCGATCAACCAATTGGCCAGGCGCGAGGGCACCCTCCGCAGCAATGCCTTGTCCTGCCGTTTCTTGCGCCAGCCGCTCACGACATCGAAGCCTTCGTCGATCTTCTGCAGGAGCAAGGGGATGTCGCTCGGATCGTTCTGCAGGTCCCCGTCCATGGGGATCACGACCTTGCCCCGGGCGTGGTCGAAGCCCGCCACCATGGCCGCAGTCTGGCCGAAATTTCGCCGCAAGCGCAGGACCCGGATGCGGCGATCGCGCTCGGCGATCTCCGCCAGGAGTTCGAAGGTGCGGTCCGTGGAGCCGTCGTCCACCAGGATGGCTTCCCAG is a window encoding:
- a CDS encoding glycosyltransferase family 2 protein; this translates as MSIVIPLLDEEESVPHLYEQLVAALDNVGRSWEAILVDDGSTDRTFELLAEIAERDRRIRVLRLRRNFGQTAAMVAGFDHARGKVVIPMDGDLQNDPSDIPLLLQKIDEGFDVVSGWRKKRQDKALLRRVPSRLANWLIGRVTGVKLHDYGCSLKAYRVEVLRGTRLYGEMHRFIPALATLMGAKICEVPLRHHPRRFGRSKYGLKRTIKVVLDLLTVKFLTDYSTKPIYFFGSIGLLLCLGGVLAAAETVWEKIAHGTYVHNNPFILIAVFLFSLGVAFVFIGLLAEIIIRTYHESQAKPIYWIGEKRNVGEGE